In Halapricum desulfuricans, a single window of DNA contains:
- a CDS encoding BREX protein BrxB domain-containing protein translates to MSETTSASPYRSFKEKLCTFARGQRGIRNPFVIAAVDPAVEHRTAKRLEAWATTPAEAPAIPDGVTVQPIWLDELLPKTDVYKLLVDLGEPLSEFEDEVSAGERIEETMQDRLAAELVQQILEEAVAEEKVKTQSHVLLLLNLGSLYPFSRASELLDELDRRNVKSTIGIPFPGDVVGGKLSFFGGPSRHYYPAHQINSPIREVHLQR, encoded by the coding sequence ATGAGCGAAACGACGAGTGCGTCACCGTATCGCTCGTTCAAGGAGAAGCTGTGTACCTTCGCCCGTGGTCAGCGTGGGATTCGGAACCCGTTCGTCATTGCCGCTGTCGATCCCGCAGTCGAACACCGGACAGCAAAGCGTCTGGAAGCCTGGGCAACCACTCCGGCCGAAGCACCAGCGATTCCCGACGGCGTGACCGTCCAACCGATCTGGCTCGACGAATTGCTCCCCAAGACTGACGTGTACAAACTTCTCGTCGATCTCGGTGAACCGCTTTCCGAGTTCGAGGATGAGGTCTCCGCCGGAGAACGCATCGAGGAGACGATGCAAGACCGCCTTGCCGCGGAACTCGTCCAACAAATACTCGAAGAGGCGGTCGCCGAAGAGAAGGTGAAGACACAGAGTCACGTACTGCTCCTGCTTAACCTCGGAAGCCTGTACCCCTTCAGTCGTGCGTCAGAACTCCTCGACGAACTCGACCGGCGAAACGTCAAGTCCACCATCGGTATTCCCTTCCCGGGTGACGTTGTCGGCGGGAAATTGAGCTTCTTCGGCGGCCCGTCACGACACTACTACCCAGCCCATCAGATCAATAGTCCGATCCGGGAGGTGCATCTCCAACGATGA
- a CDS encoding BrxA family protein produces MSTLPDGGQIHLPSLSHRFSSKEVTMDLTMCGLLVDRAQEIAQLYQAHENWNEVKEVWFGERRSDRSTRGSSQKIFRVLTSRFKNAPSSLPNPSVLPAVLASCGTTRDKAQVLYLYLVADDPLVRYVVHQYAQRLSTNQQNPLDFSNETLASILDQFEYADGTPLDYADSTLERWYEGFRSVMRDIGVLEEQQTVAQQPPSLGAIPLLVSMGYAYEEGDDDWFESPIGLLYLFQPSDRWDELYDRAARTDAWEFVELPGGLQLRPTSETYGWVTGGEST; encoded by the coding sequence ATGAGCACGCTCCCAGATGGCGGACAGATCCACCTTCCTTCTCTTTCCCACCGGTTCTCTTCTAAGGAGGTTACGATGGATCTGACAATGTGTGGTCTTCTCGTTGATCGGGCCCAAGAGATCGCACAGCTGTATCAAGCCCATGAAAACTGGAACGAGGTAAAGGAGGTCTGGTTCGGCGAACGTCGTTCGGATCGCAGTACTCGGGGGAGTTCACAGAAGATCTTTCGAGTGCTTACTTCACGGTTCAAAAATGCGCCTTCGAGCCTCCCGAATCCGAGTGTTCTCCCGGCAGTGTTAGCTTCGTGTGGCACAACGCGGGACAAAGCCCAAGTCCTCTATCTGTATCTCGTCGCTGACGATCCACTCGTTCGCTACGTTGTCCATCAGTACGCGCAACGTCTCTCAACGAATCAGCAGAACCCGCTTGACTTCTCGAATGAAACACTCGCATCGATTCTCGATCAATTCGAGTACGCTGATGGTACCCCACTGGATTACGCCGACTCTACCCTCGAACGCTGGTATGAAGGGTTTAGATCCGTAATGCGAGATATCGGCGTTCTCGAGGAGCAACAGACGGTCGCTCAGCAACCACCCTCTCTCGGTGCAATTCCTCTTCTTGTCTCGATGGGGTATGCCTACGAAGAAGGCGATGACGACTGGTTTGAGTCGCCGATCGGACTGCTCTATCTGTTCCAGCCGAGCGATCGCTGGGACGAACTATACGACAGAGCGGCACGGACGGATGCATGGGAGTTTGTCGAGTTGCCTGGCGGTCTCCAACTTCGGCCAACCAGTGAGACGTACGGATGGGTTACCGGAGGTGAGTCAACGTGA
- a CDS encoding S1C family serine protease: MADETTRRGFLGSLAAGAGITLAGCATAPASEADDLPGDVTDLEPLETPDDRGDPSRFTDVYRAVRDSVAQIRVRTGTGVASGTGWVYDTDGRLVTNEHVVRDATDVFVRFRTGDWREADVHAEDIYSDLAVLVPEAVPDSAAALPLRTQDPPIGEEVMAIGNPFGFSGSVSSGIVSGLNRSLPAAGGSGFSIPDAIQTDAPVNPGNSGGPLVDLRGSVVGVINSGGGDNIGFAISGALAARVVPALIETGEYNHSYMGITLRPVTPAIAERANLEAAEGVYVASAIEGGPADGVLEEGDVIKRMGGQPIPTEQTLSTFLALRTSPGDTIEIEVVRDGRRETVALTLGERPEPQLLG; this comes from the coding sequence ATGGCAGACGAAACCACGAGACGGGGATTTCTCGGCTCGCTGGCAGCGGGCGCAGGGATCACACTCGCCGGGTGTGCGACCGCCCCTGCAAGCGAGGCGGACGATCTCCCGGGTGACGTCACAGATCTCGAACCGCTGGAGACTCCTGACGATCGCGGCGACCCGTCCCGGTTCACCGACGTCTACCGGGCAGTCAGGGACTCGGTCGCACAGATCCGCGTCCGGACAGGCACGGGCGTCGCCAGTGGTACCGGCTGGGTCTACGATACCGACGGCAGGCTGGTGACCAACGAACACGTCGTCAGAGACGCGACGGACGTGTTCGTCCGGTTTCGAACGGGCGACTGGCGAGAGGCCGATGTCCACGCCGAAGACATCTACAGCGACCTCGCGGTGCTGGTTCCCGAAGCGGTGCCGGACTCGGCGGCTGCGCTCCCGCTCAGGACACAGGACCCACCGATCGGCGAGGAGGTCATGGCGATCGGCAACCCCTTCGGATTTTCCGGGTCGGTCTCCTCGGGAATCGTCAGCGGCCTGAACCGCTCGCTCCCCGCCGCGGGCGGTAGCGGGTTCTCGATCCCGGACGCGATCCAGACCGACGCCCCGGTCAATCCCGGGAACAGTGGCGGCCCACTGGTGGATCTCCGGGGATCGGTCGTCGGCGTGATCAACTCCGGCGGTGGTGACAACATCGGGTTCGCCATCTCGGGGGCGCTCGCCGCGCGAGTCGTCCCCGCGCTGATCGAGACCGGCGAGTACAACCACTCGTATATGGGCATCACACTCAGACCGGTTACGCCAGCAATCGCCGAGAGAGCAAACCTCGAGGCGGCGGAGGGCGTCTATGTCGCCAGTGCGATCGAGGGCGGGCCAGCAGACGGTGTCCTCGAAGAAGGCGACGTCATCAAACGTATGGGTGGCCAGCCGATCCCGACCGAACAGACGCTCTCGACGTTTCTCGCGCTCCGGACGAGCCCGGGCGACACGATCGAGATCGAAGTCGTCCGCGACGGCCGTCGCGAGACGGTCGCGCTCACGCTGGGCGAGCGTCCGGAGCCACAATTGCTGGGGTGA